A region from the Streptomyces lydicus genome encodes:
- a CDS encoding MupA/Atu3671 family FMN-dependent luciferase-like monooxygenase, with product MDLSLFYFAHDSTAPGQAGRYELLIEGAKLADRSGLAAVWTPERHFDPFGGAYPNPAVLGAAVAMSTQRVGIRAGSVVAPLHHPARIAEEWSVVDNLSGGRAGIAFASGWNTVDFALRPENHADRRTLVRDTAEEVRRLWRGETHATTDGLGRPVEIRTYPPAVQPELPVWLTSAGGVDTFRAAARMKAGILTHLLGQSLEEVAAKIAEYRRVAAEEHDGWSGHVVLMLHTLLGDDVDQVREQVREPFTNYLKSSANLTAKSFTGKDMDLSELNADDMDYLAARAFDRYFETGGLFGSVERAAELLPHIRALGVDEIGCLVDFGVESRAVLDGIDKLGKLNEIISR from the coding sequence ATGGATCTGAGCCTGTTCTATTTCGCGCACGACTCCACCGCGCCCGGGCAAGCCGGCCGTTACGAGCTGCTGATCGAGGGAGCGAAACTCGCCGACCGCTCCGGGCTCGCCGCGGTGTGGACCCCGGAGCGGCACTTCGACCCCTTCGGCGGCGCCTACCCGAACCCGGCCGTGCTCGGCGCCGCCGTCGCCATGTCCACCCAGCGGGTCGGCATCCGGGCCGGCAGTGTCGTCGCCCCGCTCCACCACCCGGCGCGGATCGCCGAGGAGTGGTCGGTGGTGGACAACCTCTCCGGCGGCCGGGCCGGTATCGCCTTCGCGTCGGGCTGGAACACCGTGGACTTCGCGCTGCGCCCGGAGAACCACGCGGACCGTCGCACCCTCGTGCGTGACACCGCCGAAGAGGTCCGCCGCCTGTGGCGGGGCGAGACCCACGCCACCACCGACGGACTCGGCCGGCCCGTCGAGATCCGTACCTATCCGCCCGCGGTGCAGCCCGAGCTGCCGGTGTGGCTGACGTCGGCCGGCGGCGTGGACACCTTCCGGGCCGCCGCCCGGATGAAGGCCGGCATCCTCACCCACCTGCTCGGCCAGTCCCTGGAGGAGGTGGCCGCGAAGATCGCCGAGTACCGGCGGGTGGCCGCCGAGGAACACGACGGCTGGTCCGGCCATGTGGTGCTGATGCTGCACACCCTGCTCGGCGACGACGTCGACCAGGTCCGCGAGCAGGTGCGCGAGCCCTTCACGAACTACCTGAAGAGTTCAGCCAACCTCACCGCCAAGTCGTTCACCGGCAAGGACATGGACCTGTCCGAGCTGAACGCCGACGACATGGACTACCTCGCGGCCCGGGCGTTCGACCGCTACTTCGAGACCGGCGGGCTTTTCGGCAGCGTCGAGCGGGCCGCCGAACTGCTCCCGCACATACGGGCTCTGGGGGTCGACGAGATCGGCTGCCTCGTGGACTTCGGAGTGGAGTCCCGGGCCGTGCTCGACGGCATCGACAAGCTCGGCAAGCTGAACGAGATCATCTCCCGATGA
- a CDS encoding MFS transporter, with translation MTALDEATAPAPPLRHNRDFVLLWTGNWLQFFGSRMSTVCYPLLALQISGGSAQAVGLASAAAVLPQAVVQLPAGVLVDRWDRRAVMRWCAIGRVLVLAAVAAAMALHGLGMGLLLVLIAADVSLAIVASLAERAAVRTVVPASHLPAALSQNEARGRIAGLLGGPAGTVLFTWLRWSPFLAATLGALIAAVNLRYIRADLQAGPPERRRPLHQDLADALRWLRGQQALRAMLPVVTASTALLQVVMLGLVVVLVKEQGQPESTVGLVLGISGCGGLLGALTGRWFMDRLRLPVLLIGGLALWAVLMAAMAVSTGALLLGVLFAVMNLIGAVFGVATAVYQVTTTPHGLQGRVAALSGLVIALGSTVGASGAGKLLDAWGGRSALLVAAVGMALTALVAAAVPAVRRARIPAVSRPGPAPAG, from the coding sequence ATGACAGCGTTGGACGAGGCGACGGCCCCGGCGCCACCCCTGCGCCACAACCGGGACTTCGTCCTGTTGTGGACCGGCAACTGGCTGCAGTTCTTCGGCTCCCGGATGAGCACCGTCTGCTATCCGCTGCTGGCCCTGCAGATCTCCGGGGGGTCCGCGCAGGCCGTCGGCCTGGCCTCGGCGGCCGCCGTGCTGCCGCAGGCAGTCGTCCAGTTGCCGGCCGGGGTGCTGGTCGACCGCTGGGACCGGCGCGCGGTGATGCGCTGGTGTGCGATCGGCCGGGTCCTCGTGCTCGCCGCGGTGGCCGCGGCCATGGCCCTGCACGGGCTCGGGATGGGGTTGCTCCTCGTGCTGATCGCCGCCGACGTGTCCCTCGCCATCGTCGCCTCGCTCGCCGAACGAGCCGCCGTACGCACGGTCGTCCCCGCGTCGCACCTGCCCGCCGCGCTCTCCCAGAACGAGGCCCGCGGAAGGATCGCGGGCCTGCTGGGCGGGCCGGCCGGCACCGTGCTGTTCACCTGGCTCCGCTGGAGCCCCTTTCTCGCCGCGACGCTCGGCGCCCTGATCGCGGCCGTCAACCTCCGGTACATCCGCGCCGACCTGCAGGCCGGGCCCCCGGAGCGGCGCCGTCCCCTCCACCAGGACCTGGCCGACGCTCTGCGCTGGCTGCGCGGACAGCAGGCGCTGCGCGCCATGCTGCCGGTGGTGACCGCGTCCACCGCGCTGCTCCAGGTGGTGATGCTCGGCCTGGTCGTGGTGCTGGTCAAGGAGCAGGGACAGCCGGAGTCCACGGTCGGTCTGGTGCTCGGCATCAGTGGCTGCGGAGGTCTGCTCGGTGCCCTCACCGGGCGCTGGTTCATGGACCGGCTGCGTCTGCCCGTGCTGCTGATCGGCGGCCTGGCCCTGTGGGCCGTACTGATGGCCGCCATGGCCGTCAGCACCGGTGCCCTTCTGCTCGGCGTGCTGTTCGCCGTGATGAATCTGATCGGGGCGGTCTTCGGAGTGGCCACCGCGGTCTACCAAGTCACCACCACTCCGCACGGGTTGCAGGGGCGGGTCGCGGCCCTGTCCGGTCTCGTCATCGCCCTCGGCTCCACCGTCGGGGCGTCCGGCGCCGGAAAGCTGCTCGACGCCTGGGGCGGCCGGTCCGCCCTGCTGGTGGCCGCCGTGGGGATGGCCCTGACCGCCCTGGTCGCCGCGGCGGTCCCGGCCGTCAGACGGGCCCGCATACCGGCCGTGTCCCGCCCGGGACCCGCCCCGGCCGGCTGA